One segment of Anatilimnocola aggregata DNA contains the following:
- a CDS encoding vWA domain-containing protein → MKSTSHLDDAANNGAPDPFLNSLRQAIASESLPPASADLRAALLARLDQPAVAPAVLTPAVAARRRTFFQRAAIALVSTAAAGAALVLLQTGRVSDWQLSQVDSQPSAVKRTQAPGATAPTSSYDRFAEANPSSAGLPVEGWEHAPGYENRGKVAGNDPFDDDSKSFSIGLTPPYAPAPTTPLSAGTGVVGRNPGAQPHPYVESSSAAPSPGLQTGGKYGDGGEGYALAPTLQGRQSAPATSTPSYSTRGPRDYSGNAGGQPAGAGTRQPDLGSGGGGGPRPGGVASAPGDDYGRPAPQGLLPSPGAGKPADPAVTSSPAPNKKMPLVGGPAPSDPRPTSGAAPTPFDLAPGSNEGKPAQPISGVTSPGVEANTPRRSAILPDLMEGKLGEKGERELPKAQPEVLAKITDQSKQWHDKDEATSDNHFRHVAPQAQPGEQYAKIVENEFRDPRTVEHALSTFSIDVDTASYANVRRFLNNGQLPPPDAVRLEELVNYFPYKYPQPKGDDPFSVNMEMADCPWQPGHKLLRVGLKGKEVHRSERPASNLVLLVDTSGSMTDANKLTLLKQAFTLMVGELNENDKVTIVTYAGNAGMRLPPTRGDQKETIIAAIDGMQSGGSTHGSAGIELAYEHAAAQFIKGGTNKVILATDGDLNVGITDDTALVNLITKKAETGVFLTVLGVGTGNLKDAKMERLADNGNGIYAYLDSVREARKVLVEEMSGSLVTIAKDVKIQIEFNPAHIQAYRLLGYENRILAHKDFDDDKKDAGEIGAGHSVTALYEVALVGGPAVKAQDGEPLKYQRVPAAEKPAKELTEAAKTGELLNLKLRYKQPEGKESKLLEYPLTDKGGTFNSASSEFQFASSVVAFGLVLRQSEYRGSANLSAVSEIAGAVTGEDAGGHRAEFLDLVRRAKSLRGN, encoded by the coding sequence ATGAAATCAACTTCCCATCTCGACGACGCCGCCAACAACGGTGCCCCTGATCCGTTCCTGAATTCGCTGCGGCAAGCGATTGCCAGCGAATCACTTCCTCCGGCCAGTGCGGACCTGCGAGCAGCGCTCCTGGCCCGGCTCGATCAACCCGCAGTCGCGCCGGCAGTCCTCACGCCGGCCGTTGCTGCCCGGCGCAGAACGTTTTTCCAGCGGGCCGCGATTGCCCTCGTCTCGACCGCTGCTGCCGGGGCCGCGCTCGTCCTGCTGCAAACTGGTCGAGTCAGTGACTGGCAACTGAGCCAGGTCGATAGCCAACCATCGGCGGTGAAACGAACTCAAGCTCCCGGCGCGACGGCACCAACATCGTCTTATGACCGCTTTGCGGAAGCCAATCCTTCTTCCGCCGGATTGCCTGTGGAAGGATGGGAACATGCCCCGGGTTATGAGAACCGAGGGAAGGTCGCAGGAAACGATCCGTTTGACGATGACTCCAAGAGCTTCTCCATCGGCCTAACACCTCCATATGCTCCCGCCCCTACCACTCCGCTATCCGCAGGCACTGGGGTTGTTGGTCGCAACCCCGGAGCCCAGCCTCACCCCTACGTTGAGAGCAGCAGCGCAGCCCCCAGCCCCGGTTTACAGACTGGTGGGAAATACGGTGATGGCGGTGAAGGATACGCACTCGCGCCTACGTTGCAAGGAAGACAATCAGCACCAGCGACGAGCACGCCAAGCTACTCAACCCGTGGGCCACGGGACTATTCTGGGAACGCCGGCGGTCAACCGGCGGGCGCTGGTACTCGGCAGCCCGATCTTGGCAGTGGCGGTGGTGGTGGACCGCGACCGGGCGGTGTTGCGAGCGCTCCTGGCGACGACTACGGCCGCCCTGCTCCGCAAGGGCTGCTCCCTTCGCCCGGGGCTGGCAAGCCTGCTGATCCGGCAGTCACCAGTAGTCCCGCACCGAACAAGAAAATGCCGCTTGTCGGAGGGCCAGCGCCGAGTGATCCGCGGCCGACCAGTGGTGCGGCTCCCACACCGTTTGACCTCGCTCCCGGTAGCAACGAAGGCAAGCCCGCGCAACCAATTAGCGGAGTGACAAGCCCTGGTGTCGAGGCAAATACACCGCGTCGCTCGGCGATCTTGCCCGATTTAATGGAAGGCAAGTTGGGCGAGAAAGGCGAGCGCGAGCTTCCCAAGGCTCAGCCAGAAGTGTTAGCCAAGATCACCGATCAGTCGAAACAGTGGCACGATAAGGACGAAGCCACTTCCGACAATCACTTCCGCCACGTCGCTCCCCAGGCTCAACCTGGCGAGCAATACGCCAAGATCGTCGAGAACGAATTTCGCGACCCTCGCACTGTCGAGCATGCTCTTTCGACCTTCTCGATCGATGTCGATACGGCCTCGTACGCCAACGTCCGTCGGTTCCTCAATAACGGCCAACTTCCGCCGCCCGATGCGGTGCGGCTCGAAGAGCTGGTGAATTACTTCCCCTACAAGTATCCGCAGCCCAAGGGTGACGATCCCTTCTCGGTGAATATGGAAATGGCCGATTGCCCCTGGCAGCCTGGCCACAAGCTGCTGCGGGTCGGTTTGAAAGGAAAGGAAGTCCATCGCTCCGAACGCCCCGCGAGCAACCTCGTGCTGCTCGTCGATACTTCGGGCTCGATGACCGACGCCAACAAGCTCACACTCCTCAAGCAGGCCTTCACACTGATGGTGGGGGAATTGAACGAGAACGATAAGGTGACCATCGTCACCTACGCCGGCAACGCGGGCATGCGGTTGCCGCCAACCCGTGGCGATCAGAAGGAAACGATCATCGCGGCCATCGACGGCATGCAATCGGGCGGCTCGACGCACGGCAGTGCGGGCATCGAACTGGCCTACGAACATGCCGCGGCCCAGTTCATCAAGGGTGGCACGAACAAGGTCATCCTCGCCACCGACGGCGACCTGAACGTCGGCATCACCGACGACACCGCCCTGGTGAACCTCATCACCAAGAAGGCTGAGACCGGCGTCTTCCTCACCGTCCTCGGCGTCGGCACCGGCAATTTGAAAGATGCCAAGATGGAACGCCTCGCCGACAATGGCAACGGCATTTATGCCTATCTTGATAGCGTGCGTGAAGCCCGCAAAGTCTTGGTCGAAGAGATGTCCGGCAGCCTGGTAACCATTGCCAAGGACGTGAAGATTCAGATCGAGTTCAACCCGGCCCACATTCAAGCGTATCGCTTGCTTGGTTATGAGAACCGAATTCTCGCCCACAAAGACTTCGACGACGACAAGAAAGATGCCGGCGAAATCGGAGCCGGGCATAGCGTGACCGCTCTGTACGAAGTGGCCCTGGTCGGTGGTCCTGCGGTTAAGGCTCAAGACGGCGAGCCGCTGAAGTATCAGCGAGTTCCTGCCGCTGAGAAGCCTGCCAAGGAACTGACCGAAGCCGCCAAGACGGGCGAACTTCTCAATCTCAAGTTGCGTTACAAGCAGCCTGAAGGCAAAGAAAGCAAGCTGCTCGAGTATCCGCTGACCGATAAGGGTGGCACCTTCAACTCGGCCTCATCCGAGTTTCAGTTCGCCTCGTCCGTAGTCGCCTTCGGTCTGGTGCTACGACAATCGGAGTATCGCGGCAGTGCGAACCTCTCGGCAGTCTCTGAAATCGCGGGCGCAGTCACGGGCGAAGACGCCGGCGGCCATCGCGCCGAGTTCCTCGACCTCGTCCGCCGGGCGAAGTCGCTCCGCGGCAACTAA
- a CDS encoding tetratricopeptide repeat protein, giving the protein MNVKHWYRKCAVAGVVALTALLLPMQSQAQRGGLSGARGNIGGGGGGARPNLGGGGGARPNLGGGGGGRPNLGGGGAAARPNPGNISRPSLSNPGLNARPTQPIARPGGGSNPSLSGISRPNVTAPSRPNVGANRPTTGVNRPIAPGNIGRPDLSRPSLQPPATLPAVRPNLPGQIGGGNRPTLPDRPGIIGGGGNRPTLPDRPGIGGGNRPTLPDRPGIGGGNRPTLPDRPGIGGDRPIVPDRPGIGGGNRPTLPDRPGIGGGNRPTLPDRPGVGGGDRPIFPDRPGLGGGDRPTFPNRPGGDRPGWPERPGGGDRPVFPDRPGIGDRPIRPDRPVFPDRPVIDRPIVDRPNWPNRPDGPIIGGGNNNNNNNNNNNIIINRPNNPNWGWGWGWGWNPGWGGHWNNHRWYHGPWNNHWRSPWYRPAPAFFIGWGLGSWNSRVVYSNPYVIQSTTPSFNYSQPVVINNIVSSDSSATATATAEATAQNEAAMKQFDAGMTAFYEAQFPTALNSFNASLKLLPGDPVVHEMLALTYFALGKYPQSAEILNSLLASAPGMDWTTMSSVYGDIDLYTTQLRALEQYVDANPNNAAAAFVLAYHYLVVGHTDAAIEKLQTVVKLQPKDVTAQRMLGALQRDASARAETKDDGQTTDLVGRWLAKADDVNIELKITDDSQFTWVAKPTGKPPVELAGSLAAEGNMIALETEGQGTMMGRVKSGGDDKFQFIVPGGPPDDMGLTFVRQN; this is encoded by the coding sequence ATGAACGTGAAACATTGGTATCGCAAGTGCGCGGTGGCCGGCGTAGTTGCGTTGACGGCGCTTCTGCTCCCCATGCAGTCGCAGGCTCAACGGGGCGGTCTCAGCGGCGCGCGCGGCAACATTGGTGGCGGCGGCGGTGGTGCGCGACCGAATTTGGGTGGTGGTGGAGGTGCGCGACCGAACCTGGGAGGTGGAGGTGGTGGACGACCGAATTTGGGAGGAGGTGGCGCTGCTGCCCGCCCCAATCCGGGCAATATCTCACGGCCCAGTTTGTCGAATCCTGGACTCAACGCACGTCCCACTCAACCCATCGCTCGACCCGGTGGCGGCTCGAATCCGTCCCTCAGCGGAATTAGCCGGCCGAATGTGACGGCACCTTCCCGACCCAATGTCGGCGCCAATCGTCCGACCACGGGAGTGAACCGTCCGATCGCACCGGGCAATATTGGGCGCCCAGATCTATCGCGTCCGAGTTTGCAGCCTCCGGCCACGTTGCCTGCAGTGCGTCCAAACCTACCGGGTCAGATAGGTGGCGGCAACCGGCCGACATTGCCTGATCGACCTGGAATAATTGGTGGTGGCGGCAATCGCCCAACGCTGCCCGATCGTCCGGGTATCGGTGGCGGCAATCGACCGACACTTCCAGACCGACCTGGAATCGGTGGTGGCAACCGGCCGACATTGCCCGATCGACCAGGAATTGGCGGCGACCGCCCAATCGTGCCCGATCGTCCGGGTATCGGCGGCGGCAATCGTCCGACACTCCCTGACCGCCCAGGAATCGGTGGTGGTAATCGGCCAACGTTACCCGACCGACCGGGAGTTGGCGGGGGTGATCGCCCGATATTTCCTGACCGTCCAGGACTCGGTGGTGGCGATCGTCCCACGTTCCCCAATCGACCCGGCGGCGACCGGCCTGGCTGGCCAGAACGGCCGGGGGGCGGCGATCGACCGGTTTTTCCGGATCGTCCCGGCATCGGTGATCGACCGATTCGTCCCGATCGCCCCGTCTTCCCCGATCGACCAGTGATCGATCGCCCAATCGTCGACCGGCCGAACTGGCCCAATCGCCCTGATGGTCCGATCATCGGAGGCGGGAATAACAACAACAACAATAATAATAATAACAACATCATCATCAATCGGCCTAACAACCCCAACTGGGGCTGGGGCTGGGGTTGGGGTTGGAATCCAGGTTGGGGCGGTCATTGGAACAATCACCGCTGGTATCACGGCCCCTGGAATAATCACTGGCGAAGCCCTTGGTACCGACCAGCGCCGGCGTTCTTTATTGGCTGGGGACTCGGTTCGTGGAATAGTCGCGTGGTTTATTCCAATCCCTACGTGATCCAGTCAACGACTCCGTCGTTTAACTACTCGCAGCCCGTTGTAATTAACAACATCGTCAGTTCTGACTCCAGCGCGACAGCCACTGCAACCGCGGAGGCCACGGCTCAGAATGAAGCAGCCATGAAGCAGTTCGATGCGGGAATGACAGCCTTTTACGAGGCGCAATTTCCCACGGCGCTCAATAGCTTCAACGCTTCGCTCAAGCTGTTGCCCGGTGATCCGGTGGTTCACGAAATGTTGGCCCTCACGTATTTTGCCCTGGGCAAGTATCCGCAGTCGGCCGAGATTCTCAATTCGTTGCTGGCGTCGGCACCGGGGATGGATTGGACGACGATGAGCAGCGTGTATGGAGATATTGATCTCTACACGACGCAGTTGCGGGCCCTCGAGCAATATGTGGATGCCAATCCGAACAATGCCGCTGCGGCGTTCGTTCTGGCCTATCACTACCTGGTTGTTGGTCACACCGATGCCGCGATTGAAAAGCTGCAAACCGTCGTGAAACTGCAACCCAAGGATGTCACCGCCCAGCGAATGCTCGGCGCACTGCAGCGCGATGCTTCGGCTCGGGCGGAGACGAAAGACGATGGTCAGACGACGGATCTCGTTGGTCGGTGGCTGGCGAAAGCAGACGACGTCAACATCGAGCTCAAGATAACCGACGATTCTCAGTTTACCTGGGTGGCCAAACCGACCGGCAAGCCACCAGTCGAACTGGCCGGTTCGCTGGCGGCGGAAGGGAACATGATTGCCCTGGAAACGGAAGGCCAAGGCACCATGATGGGTCGCGTGAAGTCCGGCGGTGACGATAAGTTCCAGTTCATCGTGCCGGGTGGCCCTCCCGACGATATGGGCTTGACCTTCGTGCGGCAGAACTAG
- a CDS encoding YybH family protein translates to MARFFSALLSCFTLCWCLAGSVCLSLAAEADAEVKSEAEAFVKAFNQGKAEAVVELFAPEAELIDENGNLYKGKEELQKLFSGYFAKFPGATLVLDVESIRLIGSDLSMEDGTRYLSSKDEGKAQVRYATVRTKKDGKWRIASVREFYDEPAPTNSQRLAALDWLVGDWASEDSDVVVKMSYRWTDDKNFIEGSFRATRGGEEVMKSTQRIGWDPVAGKVRSWLFDADGGFSEGSWTNLEDAWVIKSQATMPDGTTGSATITILPKGKNQFTMRGTDRLIGDGRGDDFDITVVRAPPAPKSAAVPNGASAPPAIRNSIAPTR, encoded by the coding sequence CTGGTGCCTGGCGGGTTCCGTCTGCCTCTCACTGGCCGCCGAAGCGGATGCCGAAGTCAAAAGCGAGGCCGAGGCCTTCGTGAAAGCTTTCAATCAAGGAAAGGCCGAAGCAGTCGTTGAACTCTTCGCGCCCGAGGCCGAACTGATCGATGAAAACGGCAATCTTTACAAAGGGAAAGAAGAGCTACAGAAGCTCTTTTCGGGCTATTTCGCCAAGTTTCCCGGGGCAACTCTGGTGCTCGATGTCGAATCGATTCGTCTGATCGGCAGCGACCTGTCGATGGAGGACGGCACCCGTTACTTGTCGAGCAAAGACGAGGGGAAAGCGCAAGTGAGATACGCCACGGTTCGCACCAAGAAAGATGGCAAGTGGCGAATCGCTTCCGTTCGCGAGTTCTACGACGAACCGGCCCCCACCAACAGCCAGCGGCTGGCAGCGCTCGATTGGTTGGTGGGCGACTGGGCCAGCGAAGACTCCGACGTGGTCGTAAAAATGTCCTATCGCTGGACCGACGACAAGAACTTTATCGAAGGAAGCTTTCGCGCGACGCGCGGCGGCGAAGAAGTAATGAAGAGCACCCAACGCATCGGTTGGGATCCCGTGGCCGGCAAAGTACGGTCGTGGCTCTTCGATGCCGACGGTGGATTCTCGGAAGGTAGCTGGACCAATCTCGAAGACGCTTGGGTGATCAAGTCGCAAGCCACGATGCCCGATGGCACGACCGGCAGCGCTACGATCACGATCCTTCCCAAAGGTAAGAACCAGTTCACCATGCGTGGCACCGACCGGCTAATTGGCGACGGTCGCGGTGACGATTTCGACATTACCGTTGTCCGTGCCCCGCCTGCTCCCAAGAGCGCCGCAGTTCCGAACGGTGCCTCAGCGCCGCCTGCCATTCGCAACTCCATCGCACCAACGCGCTAA
- a CDS encoding RNA polymerase sigma factor, whose amino-acid sequence MQANARRAWVLAALERHEGELVRYAQRFVGDLHAARDVVQHAFLRLCDQDPDELQGRETAWLYRVCRNRALDWLRQAGRLQAMDESDDLSLQRCAAESSDPAELAERGELSDVLRSLVDRLPILYREPLQLWSQGWSYREIAEVVERTEGNVRVLVHRAVKALKENPQVAAWTTETAGSK is encoded by the coding sequence ATGCAAGCAAACGCGCGGCGAGCATGGGTGTTGGCGGCTCTGGAGCGGCACGAGGGCGAATTGGTGCGCTATGCACAGCGTTTTGTCGGCGATTTACACGCCGCCCGAGATGTGGTGCAGCATGCCTTTTTGCGACTCTGCGATCAGGACCCGGACGAATTGCAAGGACGAGAAACAGCCTGGCTGTATCGCGTCTGCCGCAACCGGGCTCTCGATTGGCTCCGGCAAGCAGGCAGGCTGCAAGCGATGGACGAAAGCGATGATCTGTCGCTCCAGCGATGTGCGGCCGAGTCGTCAGACCCGGCGGAACTGGCCGAACGCGGGGAACTGAGCGACGTGCTCCGGTCGCTGGTCGACCGCTTGCCCATCTTGTATCGCGAACCCCTGCAACTTTGGTCGCAAGGCTGGTCGTATCGCGAAATTGCCGAAGTCGTGGAGCGAACCGAAGGCAATGTCCGCGTGCTCGTCCACCGAGCGGTCAAAGCATTGAAAGAAAATCCGCAGGTCGCTGCCTGGACAACGGAGACAGCGGGCTCGAAATAG